DNA from Candidatus Cloacimonas acidaminovorans str. Evry:
TGCAAGCCATCAATGAACGGATTGATAGAGGACACGATTTTGCCAATATTGTAATTGCTGAAGGTGCTAGACCTGTAGATGGAGATATGACTTTTGTAGAAAGTGATGAACCAGGAGCTATGAAAATTAAACTGGGAGGGGCAGGTTTGCGTTTGGCTCAAGAACTTAAAAATGCCGGCTGCACAATTGATATTCGGGTAACCATTTTAGGACATTTACAACGGGGTGGAACTCCTAATGCCTTTGATAGAATCCTTGCCTCTCAGTTTGGAGTGAAGGCATTTGAACTGGTTTTACAGGAAAAATGGGGTTCTATGGTGGCTTATCGCCATCCCAATATTGTTGCTGTTCCCATCACTGAAGCCATTGAAAAATATAATTATATAGACCTAAATTCCGATCTTGTGGCAACTGCCCGGGGATTGGGAATCTCTTTAGGGGACTGATAATTTTACCTTGCACAGATTACAAAAATTACACAGTTATTAAAAATACGGATTTTACATATAAATAAGGAATTACACGGATTTAATAGGGCTGGGTGGAACAGGATTAAAGAGATTTTAGGGATTAATTTATTTATTTTCAATGTTTTTATACTAATCCCAAATTAATGTAGTAGGTCTGAAAACCCAAAGGGCGAAATTTCCGTAGCGATGGATGTGTAAGCCCCTCGTTAAAAAAGGTTGAGAGGGTTGATAAGGTTGAGAAGGTTGAGAAGGTTGATAGGGTTGAGAGGGTTGATAAGATTGAGAAGGTTGAGAAGGTTGTGATTTTTTGAAAGCCCAAAGGGCGACACAATCATAGCGATGGGTGCGTAAGCCCCTCGTAAAATAAAAGCCCTTTCTTCTTTTCCTTTTTCTCTTTTCCTCTAAAAAAAAAGCCCCTGAGGGCGACACAATGATAGCGATGGGTGCGTTAGCCCCTCGGAAAATGTAAGCCCCGACTTCTTTTCCTTTTTCTCTTTTCCTCTAAAAAAAGCCCCAAAGGGCGATACAATGATGTAGAAGGGTGCGTAAGCCCCTCGTAAAATAAAATCCCCGACTTTTTTTTCTTTTTCTCTTTTCCTCTAAAAAAAAGCTCCTGAGGGCGACACAATGATGTAGAAGGGTGCGTAAGCCCCTCGGAAGAAGGCAGTGCATAATTTTTTTCTATATTTTTTCCTGCCATTTTTTTTCAACTGCATTATGTGGATTAAATAAAGTCCACTATTTTCAGGGTATCTCAGCTTTTTCCAACTTGAATTACTGAAGCATTGCTTACCCATTACTAATGCCATTAGCAATGGGTAAGCAATGCTATTAAGGAAGAAAATGGAATTATATTTATTTAGAAGTAGTTAGAGAATTTTTGGGGACGAAGAAAATATTAGATTGATAGGTTCATATTTTATGAGAGGTTGACGAGGATTTCAACCTTCCGGTGGTCTAAACCATCTCAACTAATTTTCAGTTATTTACGATGTTCATTTTAAGTTTCACTTTTCTACTTTTCCCCCTTTTTACTTCATCTGTTAACTTGTTAACCCTTTCACTTGTTTACCCTTTTCACCTTGACAAATATCCGCTTCTTCTGTCTTGTCCTTTGTAATTACTTTATTGAAAATAGGATGGTTAAATGGCATTTGAACAAGAACTGAAATTAATCAGCAGAGGTGTAGAAGAAATAATCACTCTGGAAGAATTGAAAGCCAAATTTGCCAAAGCGGAAAAAACCGGAAAACCGCTGAGAATAAAATATGGTATTGATCCTACGGGTTACGATGTGCATTTGGGACATTTGGTTCCTATTCGGAAAATGCGGCAATTTCAGGATTTGGGTCATATCGGAGTGATCATAATAGGTGATTTTACAGCTCAAATTGGTGATCCTACAGGTCGTGATGAAAGCCGTCCCCCTTTATCTGCTGAACAAGTAAAAAGAAACAGTGAAAAATTTATGGAACAACTATATACCGTTCTGAAGAAGGAACAAACGGAAGTTCGCTACCAAAGTGAATGGTTTGGCAAAATGGGAATGAGTGATGTAATTAAACTATTAGGGAAATTTACTTTAGCTCAATTTATGGCACATCAAACCTTTCGTCAGCGCTATGAACAGGGTTTAGCTTTAGGAATGCATGAAATTTTGTATCCTGTTTTGCAGGGTTATGATTCCGTTGCTGTTAATAGCGATGTAGAATTGGGAGCAACAGAACAAAAATTTAATATTCTTTGTGGTAGAGATATGCAGAGTCATTTTGGGATGGAAGAACAAGTGGCTATTTTATCCCCCATTTTGATTGGCACGGATGGCGTGAATAAAATGGGCAAATCTCTTAATAACTATATTGCCGTATTTGATCCACCCACAGAAAAATACGGTAAAGTGATGTCCATTCCGGATAATATTATTTTGAACTATTTCTATTATGCCACCACCTTGCCGGAAGAAGAAATTGAAAAAATAAAAAAAGAACTGGAATCCGGAACTAATCCGATGCTAATTAAAAAACGCTTAGCCAGGGAAATTGTTACTTTATATCATAGCGCAGAAGAGGCAAAAGAAGCGGAATATGCCTTTGAAAAACAATTTTCCCTGAGAGAAGTGCCGAATGATATTCCTGAATTTGTGGTAAGCAAAAACAGCTGTAAACTGTCTAATTTATTGGTGGATAGCGGAATATGCTCTACAAACGGTGAAGCAAAACGTCTCATTCAAGGTGGAGCTGTCTCCCTAAACGGAGAGAAAATTACTGCTTTTGATGCTGTAGTTAATCTTAAAGATGGAGATATTATTCGTGCGGGAAAGCGTAATTACATAAAGATAAAGAAGATATGATCAGTCCCAAGGTTATTAAACTGCTGGTAAATGCTGTTATAATTTTTCTGGTTTTTTACAGCATTATTATTCATGAATTCAGCCACTCTTTAATGGCATACTGGCTGGGTGATGATTCTGCTAAAAGAGCCGGACGCTTAACTCTGAATCCGTTAAAACATATTGACTGGTTTGGAACTGTAATTCTGCCGTTGTTTTTATATTTAACCTGCGGTTTTATATATGGTTATGCCAAGCCGGTGCCTTTTAACCCCTATAATTTTAAGAACTTAAAAAGAGATTCTGGCTTAACAGGATTAGCGGGACCTCTATCCAATTTTCTGGTGGCAATTTTCTTTGCCTTGATCTTTCATTTGTGCGGTTTTTCCTTTGTAATCCAATATATTTGTTTTTTTGTGATCTATCTCAATCTCTTGCTTGCCTTTTTTAACCTGATTCCGGTGCCCCCTTTAGATGGTTCCAAAGTAATAGGAATGTTTTTAACCGATCAGGCATATTATAAATGGACAATGCAAGAACGCAAAGGAATGATGTATTTGTTTGCGTTTATTATCATTACGACTTTGTTGGGTTGGAATATTATAGGGAAAATTATTATTCCGCCGGTAAATTTTGTAATGCAAATTATGGGGGTACGGATATAAAAGTTATCTTTCATTGACTATACGGATTACGCAGATAAAAGATTATAATTTAGGGAAAGGTAAGTTAGGAGTTATTTACACCTTGATAACTTTTACTTGTGCAATAACTTTTATGGTATATATGACTTATGACGAGCTTATATATATTTCAGATTGAAAATGCAGAAATATATTTTTATCTGATGCGTATTTCTACTTTCGTAGGAATGATAAGTGGCTTATCATTCAAAAAATGATATTAGTTGATCAAGTTATCTGTGTTTTATCTTTTTAAGTCGTTATGAGTCCTTAACTGCCAAATGAGTTTGGGGTAAGAGTAAAATTTGTTTCGGTAGTGACGACTCCTGACTTTACATAAATTAAAAATATAAAATTAAAATAATAAGGAGAACAAAATGGAATTAAAGGAATTACAACACCTTATTCTGGCAAATGAAGTAAAAGCCGTAGACCTGAAATATTGCGGTCTGGATGGTAAATGGTATCATATTACATTTCCGGCTCGTAATATTGCTGAAGTTATGGAAATTGGAATACCTTTTGATGGTTCATCCATTCCTGGAATGAGAAGTGTGGAAAGTGGAGATATGGTTTTAATGCCAGATTCCAAAACAGCTCATCTGGAGTCCTTTTATGAGACCCCCACCCTGAGAATGATTTGTTCCATTTGCGATGCAGAAACCCGTTTAGGGGTGAAAAAAGACCCTCGCAGTGTTGCTCTTAGGGCGCATAACTATTTACTTTCAACAGGAATTGCAGATATGTCTACCTGGATTCCGGAACTGGAATTTCATCTTTTTGATTCCGTTCAGTATTGTTCCGATTCCTTTTCTGCGGGTTATAATATCACCTCCAGTGAATGTAAAGAAGCGCTTCCGGATGAAAATGAAGACCCTGGTTCCTTAAGTTTACAAGGTGTTAAAGGTTATCATATAGATACACCTTTTGATCAATTTTACGAAATTCGGCAAAAAATTGTGGAATTGATTGAAGAACAGGATATTAAAGTTCGCTATCATCACCATGAAGTTGGTATTTCCGCTCAGGAAGAAATTGAAACAGAACTGCTTGCCTTTCCTAAAATTTGTGATGATGTAATGATTATGAAGGATATCATTCGTAAAACCGCTTTGCAATATGGACTTACAGCTACCTTTATGCCCAAGCCGGTTTTTGGACATGCAGGAAATGGAATGCATTTTCATATTATGTTGCATAAAAACGGGAAAAATTTGTTTTATAAAAAAGGTGGTTATGCAGATCTCTCCGAAGAAGCAATTTGGTTTATAGGGGGAATTTTAATTCACGGCCGTGCTTTAGTTGCTTTCACTAATCCTTCAACCAATAGTTTTAAACGCCTGCTTCCAGGTTTTGAAGCACCCGTAAAACTTTTTTATGGTCTTGCCAACCGTAGTGCTGCTATTCGAATTCCCAAATATGCTAATACTCCTGAAACAAAACGCTTTGAATTTAGAACCGGTGATGGAACCTGCAATCCTTATTTGGCAATGAGCGCAATTTTATTGGCTGGCTTGGATGGAATTAAAAAACAGATTGATCCAGCCAAATATAATCTGGGTCCTTTTGATGATAATGTTTTTGCCTGGAGTGAAGATAAAAAAGCACAGTTGCTCTCTATTCCAACTGATCTTAAAGAAGCAATGCAAGCTCTGAAAGAAGATCATCAATTTTTACTGGAAGGTGATGTTTTTAACGAGGAACTTATAGAAAGTCATATAGAGTTAAAACTCAAAGAAAATGAAGCAGTTTCTGCTCGTCCGCACCCTCACGAAATGCTGCTTTACTATAATCTTTGATCTTCTTTGGAATAATATTTGCTTTAATATATTGAAAATCATCCTACACATTATAAGGAAGTCCAATGAAGAGAAGTATTGCCTTAATACTCATATTATTAGCGGGTTGCATCGTTTTTGCTAATATTAATGATAATCTGCCGGCTAATCTAAATTCAGCTTTCACCTTGGGAGCTAAAAATAGCTCCTCTCTGCAAGTAAATTTTACTCTGCCGGAATATTCTGTGCAGGAAGAAACTTACGGAGGAGCAGTTTATCATAAAATAATGCTACCTCTTTCCGGAACTCTTATGGAAACAGGTATGCCTGAATTACCTGTGGTTTGCACATCTATAGCCATTCCTCATACCGGAGGCGTAAATATTGAAGTGCTTTCTACCCAACAAACAGTTATTCCCAATTTTCTGCCCTATCCTGTGCAACAGGGTAATAGTTCGGAAAGTCCCAAGGGATTTATTATTAACAATGAATATTATAATAGCGGTAATAACTATCCGGAAATGCTGATTGAATATAGTGAACCAAGTATTTTAAGGGACTTTCGGATTATTACTATCCAGATAAATCCCTTTTTTTACAATCCACAAACGGGTGAACTGACTGTTAAGCATAATATTGATTTCTGCTTAAATTTTACTCAGGAACAGGGTATAAATGAATTACCAAATGAACCTGCTAATATTTCTGCCAGCTTTGATAAAATATATGATTCAATGATCTTGAATTATGGTGATTATCGTGATGCCGTAGTAACCAATACCCCTCCCAGTTATTTAATAATTTATGGCAACAACAGTGATATTAATTTTACCAGTGCCTTGAATGAATATGTACTATGGAAAAAACAGAAAGGTGCAGATGTAATGGTTGCCAGCACGGCTGCTAATGAAGCGGGAAATACAACTACCTCTATTAAAAATTACATTCAAACTAAATATAATAATCCCGAAACTCGTCCCGATTTTGTTGTTTTAATTGGTGATACATCAGGAAGTTATACTATCCCTGCAAACTCTGCTGCTAACAGCGGAGTAACTGATTATAATTATACTTTTTTGGCGGGAAACGATCAATTAGGCGATTGTTTTATCGGGCGTATTTCAGTTGAGAACTTATCGCAGTTTCTGGTAGTTCTGAACAAAATTTATCTTTATGAACGCGATATTAATTTAGCTACTGCAAACTGGTTAAATAGAATGATGCTTTCGGGAGATAATGCTCCTTCCGGAATTTCTACAATGTATATTCATAAATATATCAAAGAAATGAGCCTACTAACTAATCCCGATTATACTTTTACGGAGGACTATGGTGCTTCTCCCAACTACACAATTATTAATCAAGCACTTAATCAAGGAGTTGGTTTTTACAGTTTCAGGGGTTATATTGACTGGGTGCCTCCTTCCGAATCAGAATTATTCAATGCATATAAACTATTTCATACCGTAAATATAACCTGTGGAACTAATAACTACAATGGTGCAGGAGAAGTTGAAACTTTTGTAAGATACGGCACAACAGCAGCTCCTAAAGGTGCCGTAACCGGAATCGGGATGTGTACTTCCAGCACACATACTACTTTTAATAACGCTATTCATGGAGGAATTTTTGCTGGAATTTTTGCTTCTGATATGCGAACTATGGGTGAAGCATTATTAAATGGACGCCTCTATCTACGTCAGCTATTTGGGGTTTCTTCTCCGACGAATGCAACTAATTTTGCTGCTTGGTGTAATTTGATGGGCGATCCCACGATGGAGGTCTTTACAGGTATCCCCAATCACTTTGATGTTACTTCTGATGTTTCAATTCCCTTGGGATTGAGATTATACGATGTTATAGTTAAGGATAATATGGGAAATCCTGTAGAAGGTGCTGCTGTAGTTTTAAATATGGGAGGGCTTATTTTAGCTCGTAATTACACGGGAGCCGATGGAACAGCTATTTTAGTGCTTCCTTCCAATATGCTTGCCGGAAACGCAACTTTAACAGTCAGCAAACATAATTTTAAACCCTATCAGACAACAATATCTGTTTTCAATATGGCTACTTTGGTTCCTGGAACTATGGTTATTGATGATGATAATATTGCACCTTCGCAAGGCAATGGAAATGCAATTGCCGGTAGCGGAGAAACAATTGAACTTTTTTTGGGCTTAACCAATACGGGAACAGATATTATTACAGGAATTAGCGGTAGCGTGAGTTCAAACAGCCCTTATATTACAATCACGAATTCTTCAGTTATTTATCCCGACATTTTAGGTGGAGAAACAGGAATTAATTCAGTTCCCATCATAATTCAAATTGCTCCAGATACTCCTCACCAAACAATGTTAAGGTTATATCTGAATCTTACGGATTCTAATTCCGTTTCCTACCATATTTCAGAATTTATTCCTGTGGAAGCACCTAATATTGACTTTGTTTCCTATTTGGTAATAGATAGTAATAATCAGCATCTTGACCCTGGAGAAGTAGCAGAATTCATTATTACGGTTAAAAATACAGGAACTGTTGAAGCAGATGATGTTTTGGGCATTTTATATACTCAGAATGACTTAGTTGGCGTAAGTGATCCAAATGCTGAATTCGGCTCTTTGCCAACAGGAATTCTTGTAACCTGTGGAACTAATCGTTTTACCCTTTCTGCTCGACCTGAAGTTTTGCCCGGAATGCTAATTCCTATGCGATTAAAGCTTTATAATAGTGATGGTTTTGAGCAATTTGTGGATTTTACTTTTACCGTGGGTGTAGTAACTCAACATGATCCTCTTGGTCCTGATACTTACGGTTATGTAATTTATGATTGGACTGATACCAATTATGCCGAAGTCGCAGTTTATGACTGGATTGAGATATCGCCTTTGGAAGGTGGTTTGGGAACTGCCTTAGCTATTTCAGACGGTTATGCAAGTGGCAATGAAGGAGACCAAGTTGGTTCGGATGCTTTGGAAGTTGTGTCCTTACCTTTTCCTTTTCAGTTTTACGGCATCCTCTACAATCAAATAACCGTTTGTTCCAATGGCTTTATTGCTATGGGTGTTACTGCCAATGCGGAATTTAGAAATTACCGTCTTCCCGGACCTATGGGTCCCAATCCTATGATTGCACCTTTTTGGGATGATTTGGCAACCGGGGCAGGAAGTGGAATTTATACTTGGTTTGACCGAAATCATCATTCCTTTATAATAGAATGGTATAAACTGAAAAATGGCAATGGGGGAACCGCTTTAGAAACTTTCCAGTGTATTTTATATGACCAGGCAGCTTATCCTACAAGTTTTGGTGACGGACCTATTAAATTCCAGTATCAGACATTTAACAATATTGATTCTCAATCAGGAAACAAACACGGTAACTATTGCACTATTGGTATTGAAGATCATACAGGAAAAGTGGGCTTGGAATATACTTTCAATAATATCTATCCTACAGCCGCAGCCCCCTTAAGTAACGGTAAGGCATTATTTATTACCAATGTTCCCATCTATCATTCTATGGCTCATCTGCTTCTGGAAGCAACTTATGTAACTGATACAAATATGAATGGAATATGCGAGCCAGGTGAAATAGTGGAATTAGGAGCTAAAATTCAAAATACAGGGAATCTTACAGCAGAAAATGTTATCGGACAGATTAGTACTACAAGTGAGTATGTAACAATCAATAATGCCACTGCTGAATATTATCCTATTGAACCTGGAATGAACGGTGTAAATAAAGAACCCTTTACTTTTACGATTGCTAATAACTGTCCTGATGAGGAAGTGCTGTATTTTGATCTGTTGATTACTTCCGGGGAATTGCAGTGGACAAGAAATTTCAGTTTGCAGGTATCTGCATCTTGTTTGCTCTATCATTCATTTTTTGTAGATGATCATCTAAATGATTTTGACGGTATGGTTGGCAGTGGTGAATTCTTTAATCTGATTGTTAATTTGGAAAATTTCTCCGCTGTTGACGCGACCGGTATTCAAGCAACTTTAAGCAGTTCATTGCAACAGCTGATTATTGAAGAACCGCTTCTCTATTTTGATAAAATTGGTCCAAACGATATTTATCAAATTAAATTCCCGATCAATACCTCTATGCTTGATGTTTCTGTTACTCAAATTCCCTTATTGTTTACTGCTACTGCTTCCAATGGTAGTTCAACAAATGCATCATTTAGTATACCTTACAATAATCCTGTTGTCTTTCAGGATTTTGAATTAAATAATGGTTATTTCGTTTCCGAAACCGGTTGGGTTTGGGGAAATCCTTCTCAGGTAACACCTTTCTCCGGAGCCAAGGTTTGGGCAACTAACTTAAGTGGAAACTATCCTTCTTATGTAAATTATAATCTCTATACTCCCAAGTATTTATTGGAAGCAAGCAGTCAGCTTCAATTTAGGCATTATTATAGCTGTGAATATGGATATGATGGCGGCAATGTTTCTATTTCTACTAATAATGGAGTTGTTTGGAATTTAATTTATCCTGTTAGCGGTTACAATGGATATTCCTTAAACGGTTTGAATGGAGATCCGGGCTGGACAGGAAATTCAGATGGCTGGCAATTAGCCATTTTTGATCTATCGCAATATGCAGGACAGTCGGTTATGTTTCGTTTCCGTTTTGGCTCGGATGGAGAAATATCCGGTCCGGGATGGTTTATTGATGATTTTACCGTTAGTGGGGTAAATTTAAAAACCGGATATTTGTATGGAGTTGTTTATCCCAGTTCGGGTCTTGATCCTTCAATGGCAACTCTCAGGTCTAATCAGCGTTTTACCAGTCATCCTGATTCCGAGGGTAATTTTATTATTTTCTTGCCTAACGGGATTCATACTGTAACCGCTACTATGCCATATCATCAGTCATCAACCTTATCTTCCATTATTATCAATCCGAGTAATCCTGTTCATTATACTGAATTTACCTTAATTGATTTGCCTCAACCACAAAGTATTAGTTATATTGGTGATAATGATACCGGGGATTTGTATGTCTTTTGGCAGCCACCGGAAGATACTGTTTTGCCTATTGTGGGTTTTAAGGTATATCGGAAATTCAATACAGACCAGTTTTATTTGGTTCAGGATTCTCCAGAGATATCCTATCACGAAGTGCTCACTCTACCAGGACATTATAAATATTATATTGTAGTTAAATATTTAAACACTGATGGAACTCCAAGCCAGATACTTAATATTCCCTTTCCTTTTGTGCCGAACTCTGATTACGAAATTCCTGCTTTGGTAACTAAATTGAATAATAATTACCCCAATCCTTTTAATCCTACTACAACAATATCTTTTACTTTGGCTAAACCGGGAAAAACAACTTTAACAATTTATAACCTTAAAGGACAGCAGATAAAACGCTTAGTGAATGAAGAACTGCCTTCAGGAATGCATAATGTTGTCTGGAATGGAAAAGATGAAAAGGGACGCAATGTTGCCTCCGGAGTATATTTCTACCGTCTGCAAAGTGGAAACTATCAAGCAACCCAAAAAATGCTGCTGATGAAATAAAGTTGAGAAGGTTGAGAGGGTTGAGATTTTATAAAAGGGGCTTTCCCGAAACTAAAAGTTAGTTTTGAGACAGCCCCGGCGAGTAAGAGGAGAATGAAAAAAAGGGCTCACGCAGATTTCGCAGATGACGCAGATTAAAAATGAGAATAGGTATAGGATGAACAGGAAAAAAGGGATATACAAGATTCCGAATTTTAGTTCCGTAGGAATGATAGTTAGATAAGGACGGGTTTTAACCCGGTGATAAGAACTCAGAAGAGTCATTATCTCTTTTTCCGAGAAAAAGTTCCGCAGGAACGACAGATATTAACAACGGGTTTTAACCCGGTGAAAAGAACTCTAAAGAGTCATTATCTCTTTTTCCGAGAAGAAGTTCCGTAGGAACGACAGATATTAACAACGGGTTTTAACCCGGTGAAAAGAACTCAGAAGAGTCATTATCTCTTTTTCCGAGAAGAAGTTCCGCAGGAACGACAGATATTAACAACGGGTTTTAACCCTGGGAAGAAAAGATAAATTTAGCATTTGGTTTGTTGAATTCAGATTAGCTATAAATTGAGGACAGTTATTTTTCATAGTTCTACGAATTCTTTGGCAAAGAAAGAATTTGACAACCCATTTTCCTGCAGCTGCATTTTTTAGGTTAAATTCAATTTTTCATTCTACATTTTGCATTCACAATTATCTATTTATCCTCTTTTTCTCTTTAAAAAAAATCCGGGATCATTCTGTTGTCAGGAAAGCGGACATTATTTTTACACCGATTTCCAGGCATTCATCCCGGGGTAAAAATTTATCCGAATGCAAAGGATAGGAACATCCGCTACCCAACCAAAAAAGCAATCCTGGATATAAAGTAGTGAAAAAACCAAAGTCCTCACCTGTCATAGAGGTCTGAGCAGGTATGTATTCAATATTTTTTTGACGGCAGATTTCCTGCAAGCGTTTAACTAATTCAGGATTATTGATTACGGGATCGTAAGAAGCAAGAAATTTAACTTCACTTCGGGTATTGGTATCCCTGGCAATTAGTTCAGCTGTATCTTTAAGAAGGATATTTATTTTTTGGCTGATTTTTGGGGAGAGAGAACGGTGAGTTCCTTCCAAAGCACATTTATCAGCAATAACATTACGAATAGTTCCGGCACTCATTTTTCCGATGTGGAAGATGATTTTTTCCGTTTTTTTCAGTTCTGCCAATTTATCCTCAATAGTATTCATAAACTTAATTCCTGCAGAAAGAGCGTCAATTCCTTTTTCCGGAAAGGCAATATGGCTGGTTTTGCCATAAAAAAGAACATCAAATTCCTGGGAAATAGAAAAAAATATTCCTTCTTTAGCAGAAACAGAACCTACAGGAAGTTCACTGGCAATATGCAGAGCAAAAACAGAAGCAATTTCAAACTTTTGAATAATGCCTTCAGCAAGAATACTTTTTGCTCCTCCTTCACCTTCTTCGGCTGGCTGAAAAAGAAACAAAAGGTTTCGTTGGGGTAAGGTATTTGTTACATATTGAATCAACCCCATTAAAATACTTAGATGTACATCATGTCCACAACTATGCATCAAATTAGGATGTTCCGAAGCAAAAGGAACTCCTGTTTTTTCTGTTATAGGTAAGCCATCCATATCTGCTCTAAATAACAGATAATTTCCCTTTGCAGGAGAATATTCCAATAGCAAACCGGGACTGTTTTGAAAATAGTGAAGATGCCACAAATTTTCCGGCTGGTTTTGTAAAAGACGCAAAATGTTTTCTTCCAGCATAGCTTTGGTCTTAAATTCCTGAAAAGCAAGTTCCGGAATACGATGTAAACTATGACGCAGTTCAATAATATCAATCATTAGAGCCGACCTGAATATTTGGAATGGGTAATTAAAATATTAACTGCATTAGCTGCAGCTCCTAAACGCACATTATGTCCTACATTCCAAAAGGTTAGGGACTTTTCATCAGTTCCCAAACGCAATCTGCAGATATGGGTCTCATTGGAAGAACCTAAATCCAGCGGAGTTATATAAGTATTGGGATAGTAGACAATACGAGGTGAATTTTGTAATGTTTTTTCCGACTTGGGGATATCTACCTCATTTTCAAATTCTGCATAAACAGAAACGCTGTGACCATAAATAACAGGAACGCGAACAGTTGTAGCACTAACAAGTAAATCCCACTTATTAAGTATCTTACGACATTCAAAGTGCATTTTTTCTTCTTCCTGACAATATCCGCTATCCAAAAAACCTCCAATCTGAGGAATAACATTCAAATCAATTATATGCGGATAAACACCTTTATCATTTTTACCCTGGCGTTGATTTAATAAAGTTACAATTCCCTGATGACCGCTTCCGGAAACGGATTGATAGGTGGAAACAATCAGTTTTTTGAGGTTGAAAAGTTTATCCAAAACTGCTAAAGGCAAAATAATCTGAATGGTAG
Protein-coding regions in this window:
- the glnA gene encoding type I glutamate--ammonia ligase — translated: MELKELQHLILANEVKAVDLKYCGLDGKWYHITFPARNIAEVMEIGIPFDGSSIPGMRSVESGDMVLMPDSKTAHLESFYETPTLRMICSICDAETRLGVKKDPRSVALRAHNYLLSTGIADMSTWIPELEFHLFDSVQYCSDSFSAGYNITSSECKEALPDENEDPGSLSLQGVKGYHIDTPFDQFYEIRQKIVELIEEQDIKVRYHHHEVGISAQEEIETELLAFPKICDDVMIMKDIIRKTALQYGLTATFMPKPVFGHAGNGMHFHIMLHKNGKNLFYKKGGYADLSEEAIWFIGGILIHGRALVAFTNPSTNSFKRLLPGFEAPVKLFYGLANRSAAIRIPKYANTPETKRFEFRTGDGTCNPYLAMSAILLAGLDGIKKQIDPAKYNLGPFDDNVFAWSEDKKAQLLSIPTDLKEAMQALKEDHQFLLEGDVFNEELIESHIELKLKENEAVSARPHPHEMLLYYNL
- a CDS encoding site-2 protease family protein, coding for MISPKVIKLLVNAVIIFLVFYSIIIHEFSHSLMAYWLGDDSAKRAGRLTLNPLKHIDWFGTVILPLFLYLTCGFIYGYAKPVPFNPYNFKNLKRDSGLTGLAGPLSNFLVAIFFALIFHLCGFSFVIQYICFFVIYLNLLLAFFNLIPVPPLDGSKVIGMFLTDQAYYKWTMQERKGMMYLFAFIIITTLLGWNIIGKIIIPPVNFVMQIMGVRI
- the tyrS gene encoding tyrosine--tRNA ligase encodes the protein MAFEQELKLISRGVEEIITLEELKAKFAKAEKTGKPLRIKYGIDPTGYDVHLGHLVPIRKMRQFQDLGHIGVIIIGDFTAQIGDPTGRDESRPPLSAEQVKRNSEKFMEQLYTVLKKEQTEVRYQSEWFGKMGMSDVIKLLGKFTLAQFMAHQTFRQRYEQGLALGMHEILYPVLQGYDSVAVNSDVELGATEQKFNILCGRDMQSHFGMEEQVAILSPILIGTDGVNKMGKSLNNYIAVFDPPTEKYGKVMSIPDNIILNYFYYATTLPEEEIEKIKKELESGTNPMLIKKRLAREIVTLYHSAEEAKEAEYAFEKQFSLREVPNDIPEFVVSKNSCKLSNLLVDSGICSTNGEAKRLIQGGAVSLNGEKITAFDAVVNLKDGDIIRAGKRNYIKIKKI